Genomic DNA from Xiphophorus couchianus chromosome 12, X_couchianus-1.0, whole genome shotgun sequence:
CAAACAACTCTACCAGGAACTCATCCTCACTGGGAACAGGAAGGCTGCTGGTACCTTCAACGTTTTGTCACAGAAGCCAACATGCATGTAAACATTGCTCTGTGCCGGTGTACAGTGTTCAATCAAATATTATTTCGTCTTGCAGATAAGATTCGGACGGAGGCAGAGAACACCAGCAAGAGTTGCTGCATTTCATgatcaattttgtttacataattATCAACCATTGATTTCTGTAATAAGTTAGTggtaaaagcatttatttagaaaatagcAATGTGCTGCTGATCCGTAAAATATGACTTTGCATTAAGAAAGTAGGCAACCATTGCTGCTAGATTGTTTCTAAATCATGAATGGATGCACACAAAtgattttatacaataaaatccaCGTTCATAATGTGCataatttaaaagcaaacatctGAAATGAGGTAAAAGTCAATTTATAACCCTAGACTgtaaataataagaaaacatttctactAGTCTATCTGCTATGCCTTTACATAAATGAAAgccaactaaaaaaaaaacaaacaacacagaGGTAAATCTGTTGTAGGATATCAAACTTCATATGAATGTTTACAAGACAAATGAggatttttgcataaaataaattaaatgctaTCACTAAATTTAATGCACCAGGGGTGATCATTCCACTTCCTTGATTGAGTGGACGCTGCATGTGCTGGTGTGTGTTCGCGATGACGCTCTGCCTACAGCGGATGTGTGGCTCTGCTGGAGCGGCCGAGGAAACTTTGAAGCCAACGCCTGTCCAACCGTCAGCTGAAAGAACAGAGAGAGACACTTTACAGCTTCAAACAGCTGGAGGCTACACTTAGTATACGCTTTTAAGTGCAGATCTCCACCCTGTCATACCTGTGTAATAGGATGATGGCGTTCTACTACGACAGAGCTCATTGGTGGAGCTACTCCCATCACCTGAAGGCCGCCGTGTGGGACCTTACCGACATCAGATCGCGCAGTGATGCGAGCCGTCACAGTCTTTGAGGATTTCTGTTGACCTGCTGTCACAATCCGAGCACCAGACTGAAAGAACATAACAGctgcttttagaaaataaaagcatttctatGGATGTAACAAAGAGAGAAACCGCCAGTAAATGTTGGCAGGAAAGGTTATCTATTTTCGCTCAATCATATATTCCATTCCCATacatctttaaacatttctgacttCCCCAGACTTCTTAGTCCTTCAcagccattttaaaatataaaatggttCAGCGTGTGTACTACACTGCTCAGTCCCTAAATATGgaactggaaaaaacaaagacttgaagaaagcaagaaaagaaagaatgcAAGAATGAcagtaaagaaagaaaggaaaacgcgcaagaaaaaaaggacataagaaaggaaaggaaggagaacagaacaaaataagatGGAGAAATGAGGGAAGAATGTTaggaaaagaaatgaacaaaacgAGGAAGGgcacaagaaaaatgaaaagaatgcCAAACAGAAGGATACATTTAGCCAAAGGGAATACAGTTtggaaatataaatacttttcaagCTCTTATTTCACTTTTCCATACTTATCCAGACCTGGAAAAACACGGACATAAAATTTCATACTGTCCAGACTGAACTCTGACTCTATGCTGATGTGAAAGTGGACTTCCCTAAAACCTTAGGTCCCCTTGACCACGATCATGTTTCCGGCACTAACCTGTTTGTGGGTACTTGCAATGCCCCCTAATGGGAGAGAGCTGTGCAAAACTGTGGTGAAAGGAAGCATCTCTTCCTGGGAGGTGGAGGCTCTGGGGCCAACCTATTGAAAATACAGAATATGCTAATTGTTTGagatcataaagaaaaaaaaatgtcaaagaccAACATAAACTAGTACAAACTTTACGTGCCGTCTTCCAGGAATTCCCTGTGTTTAGCTCCACTATCTCTGAAACGGCCTCAATATTCCTGGTGGACAAAACagacccacagcatgatgctgccaccaccatgtacTAACATTGTGGCGATGGGTGATGTGGATTTTTTCAAGCCAGCCAAACAGTTCAGTTTTGCTCTCActatttcagatttgtatttgtaaaaaggaattaaaaacaCTCAttacttttctttcatttcacagTTATCCACTGCTTTGTATCAATATATTTCATACATCTGAAGTTTGTGACTGTAGTGTAAATGAATATCTATAATGAAATCAAAAGCACATTGTTCGCGTGAAAACCTAGATAAGGTTAGAATTTGTGCACACTGGCTAATctaagaacaagaaaaaaaaaaaaaacatgaataaactcacaaaagtgtaaacaaaatgagaaaatgaaaagaaagctAGTCCAGTACATTATCAGTCTCTCACCATATCATCAGCTTCCCTTTGTGTAGGTTCAAGGCGTTCAAAGTGGACTGGACTAAACCTTTTCGAGGTAGTGGGAAACGGCTGATGCTTAGGTAACGTAGCTGATCCGCGCTCCTCCTGGCCAGGCGAAGGatctacaagaaaaacagaaggtgacattattactaaataaatatatataaaaattcaaACACCTGTGTAAGACTAATACAGCCTAATTACTCTATGTGCCTATTCAGTTGGCAAAAGTGGCACATTATTGACAAGACCATGAAGAATCAGGACAGAGTATTACATTAGCAGCCTGCACTGACAGTAAGATAACAGCAAGCAAAACGCATTAAAGCCGAGACCAGATGGATGAGCAAAGGAACGTGCTAGAACAAGCTGATATTAATGGAATCCACCTCCAGTCGCTTCAGCAGAATGGCTGCTTAATTTGGTAAATCCTGATATTTTTGTTACAGCGTGGTGTCACCGTTTGAAATATTGAACTAACAGGATGAAAATATTTAGAGATTCTGGATTGAGTCCCTGAGGTAAAGTGAAATTGTGCAAGAGGAGACATCAAGTATTAGTATGACATCAAGTCTCCTCTTGCAAAGTACCAATAATGACATCCACTAATAAATACCTCAATTATATCCTTCTAATAAATGAGTTCAGGAGGAGACACTAGCCCCCTACTGTTATTCATGTCTTATTCACTCAAATGTCAGTACCACATAGCTGCACTGCTGGAGAGGTAGACCTCAAGTTTCTCTCAGTGTTGATGTCTGTGTCTAATCAATGCATCTCAGACACAAAGTTAACATTGGAACAAAGCATGCTGTGGGAGTTAGCGAGAACCACGCCTATTAGCACACTTGTTAATAAATGTGCATCAGCATAATTTCACacacagaaaatagaaaaatcgaacgtttttttcttaatatttatgagGTGTAGAAATACACTTCATTATAAATTCTAGTAgtttaaattaactaaatatttaaactaaattcAATAAGCGCTAACTGGTTGATCAGGAGTAATGCCCGGAAAAAAGCTTCCTCCGTTCAaccatcacaaacacaaacatgtggaTAATCATACATAAATCAGaggtttgatttttctgtttttttcccccatgcgATGTTTTGCTACTTTAATAGAAATCCTTCAAACTGGGCCTGGCTGTGAAGGTGCTGTTTCCGACGGCCCATATTACTGATTAGAAATATGTCAGGTAAGGGAATTTTGCTACAAACCATGTGGCTCCTGTGTGGGTAGCTGCTCTGTTCGCGTTTCATTGGACTGGAACATGTTGAGAGCCTCCATGTTGAGGGCACAGACGCCCCTCATGAAGGCTTTCTTCATAGACTCCTCATAGCGCTCTCGCTCAAAGTGTAGCCTCTGAATCTCTGCCTCAGACTTATCAAGAGCCTCGGATTGCTGTAGAAACAGACGGGTGAAGGCGGAAGGAAATCATAGGTTCTTTATTAATAAACCTGCTAACATTACCTGAAGTTACTTTCAGTCAAAAGTCATGCTGGCAAAGACAGAAACACTGTCAACACTAATTTACATTTCCCGATGCtccatttctctttcatttaaGTCAGCTTTACAAAGCTCTAACACTCCAAATACTTATACAATTTAAAATGCCGTAAGTTTTGTTCACTCACATGctgaaatgaaatatatttctaataaatgaCTTCATAAATCTTAAGCTGTATGTTTAAAGAAGGAGTTGAATAAAATTGGTTAGCTTCATATGACAAAATTTTGTATAGAACATTGAGACCAACCATACATTTAGCTAAACAAAATCTgtgttctttattattttatttacctctGCCAGCTTGGCCTCGTATTCTGCGGACAGGTGGGAGCAGACCTCCTCAGCCCTGGAACGGCATGCTCGCTCCACCTTGGTCTTCCAGCGTTTTTGGACCAGACCATGCCAGCCCTGCCACACCTTCCTCTTCAGCTGCAAACTGTAGTGCTGCCGAGCCACCTGAACAGCATGAGCCTGCCAGCGGAGCACAGCTACATGAAATATTGACACGGTAATAATTGCACGTTTCATTTCTTCTCGGGCGGCTTGGGAACATTTTCCTATGCTGCAATTTGTCTGGTATGATTTTGATGTAGAAAAATAGTACATTTGTTCAATGTAGATTAAGGATGTTTAAAGTTACTGTGTCACTGCTGAGTAAATAGCTAGTGGAGAGGATAAAAATGTTCCATAAAGATTTAGAGGTGGTAGTTACAGTGCCGTGCAAAAGTATCTCTTTTGCTTGAACTCTTTAGATCTTGGTGTAACTGCAGACTTCGGTGTGTTTTATTAGGCTTTCACGTAGAgacaaatatacaaaatataacTGTGGATAGGATGGAAAATTGGAAAGTGTTTTCAAATCactttaaatatacaaacaatGTAGTCTGCATTTGTGGTTAGTCCCCTTTGCTCTAAAacctataaataaaatctagagcAACTTATTGTTTTCTGAAGTTACTTGACTGGTAAATAGTCCTCCTACATCTATTGTTATTGACCGCTAtgtcatgttttccttccacttcatggTTATATatcttgaaatatttaataaaatctataaaaatccTTGAAGTTTGCTACTTTAATGTGGGAAAGACTGAATATTTTCGCAAAGCACTGAATGTAGCTTTGTAGAAAACATTCTTTAACAATAATTTTGATTCAAattctaataaataataaataaagaataaataatataCTTCATCCTTTAAGATTGGTATACACTAAAATTTATTAGGGTTTCTTAAGATTTTTGTGGCGCTAAAAGCTTTTATTGAGCTTTATCAGACAGTAAAGGGTTGGAGAGAGAAGACATGCTGCAAGGACAGCTGTGTATGCAACTTTATCCACAcaacaatttaagaaaaataatctctTCAATAACagaagggtgtgtgtgtgtgtgtgttgtctggATTTCTACTAGGAAAATCCCTTAAGTCTCAAAGCAGGTAAGTTTCAAGCTTATAGGAATGCATACTTCTTCTTTAGCCTCAGCATGCTGGAGTCTCCAGTGTGTTAAGGTTTTCATCTTTTCctgcttctctttctgtctctccaaCACCTGGCTCAGATTTCTGATCACCTGCAAGAGGACACGTCACACTATAAGCGTGCAAGTCTAAAAAGTTCATGGTATGTTCCTCATCTTCTTCATGATGACCATGCTAATTGGGTTAATGAATTAATGAAAAGCGTATCAAGGAAATGGAAGATTAAAAGATGATTGCTCTAGTTTGGGAAAACGTGTCAACCTCAAAAAAATCGTCTTGGTGCAATAAATTGCATCATTACTGAAGtgaagtgtgttttgttgttttcagtcaCAATCCATTTCTCACAAACCGTCACATAAAGGAAGCCGATCAATACAAATACCTCATCCTTTCTCTGGTTGGACGTCTCGTAGGTGCGCAGCAGCCCTTTCAGCGTATCGAGCTCTGACTTCAGGCCAGCCATTTGGACAGCATGCTTTTCCCCCTCCTTCTTCATCTCCATCCTGTGCCGCTCCATGAAGGCATACTTCCACTTCTGGAGCTCAGTTAGCACGTTTgactgaacagaaaacaaagggCAGAATGTTAACAGAAGGTTTTCAGATTCCTTTATGGGGCCTAGGTTTGTTAAATATACTGACGCATACTGAATTCTCCTTTAACTtgggaaatatttattcttttgttcaACACAATCACAAACTCATGCTGCCTTTCTTGATAAATGCCAATATTGTGATTTCACCTAACCAAGGACAAACAAAGCTTTCATTGGTTATAAGtgtgaaagtaaaataacaGCGTTTTGCTACTGGCCCATAAAAAGAGCCTTACTAAAACCTCATTTAATGGATCACAAGATCAGAATAGCGCTGGTTCTCTGTGCCTTTTCTCAGCACTGATTAGCAGCTGATTGGTTGTCACATGCTCTCCATGAATGAGCTGTACAACAGCTAAGGAAAAGGGCAGGGTGAATACATCCCCCTCATCTAAAGTACTTTCACCAGCAGACACTTGTATAGTTAAAAGGTCACCATTTCACAGAAGAAAGGAGCTGTCACCCTTTTCTGGAAAGTGTCATTAAGACTTGGTCCCTTCATAAGCTAAGAGAGGGATTGTTCgcattcatttttttcaccCTTTTAGTAAAGATTTAATATTGGCTAAATATACACtaaatacaataatatttaaatatctggaGTTTTAaaattggttattttgtcatgaTTAGCCctcagtttataaaaaaaactgaaaatagctatttattatataatttttgatGGAGATAACAATGTCATCATTCTAATAGAATTTGAGACTTTTGAGACAAATTTCCAATCTCCAGTTTTTGTAAAGCTCTGAAACAGATATCAgtcactttttctttcaaagcagGAATCCACACATTTCTTGCCAACATCCCTCAGTATTCTGTTCAGTTCTGGATCGGAgatcagtgaaattattgaacattcTATCAAGTgcatctattgatattgatcatgtgtctatcgGAACATATAATGCTATTATTggtttattgtccagccctgcCTCCCACATTAAAACTTTCACACCAGATTGCCAATGTTAGAATACATCACAAAATGTTAGGCTAACATTGTGCAATAAATGTTCAAGTCTCAGgttcattaaaactgaaaatcagcTGATCCCTCGCTGCATAGATTTTAGTTTATTGCTGAACATCTTCCAGTCCACACTGAGAGTAGTTGTCACTTGAACCAAAGCAATTACAATTGAGCCATGTGTAACCCCTACTTAGCCaaccaacaaaatattttagctaaagTTAAAAGACTGATGGATTATGGAAAGAAACTTCCATGGAAGAGGAACCAAACTAACCTTGAGGTTGTGGCTCCACGTATCcagaatattttccattttgccaAGATTCTCTTCAGAGATAAACATCTCAGTGAAAGCACAATCATGGGACTCCTGGTTGTCTGAAGACTTGGATGCTGCCTGAAAATCCTCTGATGGCGCATTGGAGCGCACTGAAGTCTTGCTTGACGACGGACCTGCTGTCCTCTCAGCTGGAGGAAGAAATTACATATACTGAGAATATGCATCTACAGACATGTAGAAAAACTATAAGCAAATTCTCATCACAAAAAAAGTACCGtaacattttatgcattttttcttcagcttaCCCTGAGAAAAGGCCTGTGACAATCTTATACTTCTGATGGAGAGCCTCTCATCTGCTTCAGGTTCTGGGAAATGGTTCACAAAGGATCAAAATTTACTGTTCattaaacacacactcacacacccccacacaaaAATCTCTATTAAAACTATTAATGTCATTGTGAAAGTGGAATTCTAAAAACAGAAGACAGTTTAAGAACAGGATAAGTGATGGCAAGAGTGCTGAATAAAAAGAGCACGGCTCTCTCCGTCCAAGAATGCATTTATGTCAATATCTTAATTAAATTCTGCAAGGAGAAACGAAAAAGCCTGCACTCTAAAGATCAGAGCGGGCAGAGTTCCAGGAGATCATTACTTATCAGCCTGTCTGCCTTCTGCATCGCCATGCGTAGCTCAGTGAAAGTTAGAGCACTAAACCTTCAATGAGAGATGGTACTGGGGAGGGGGGCTGATTGACTGTTTAAGAAGGGTTATTATACAGAAAGACTCAGAAAAGTAATGTGAGACACCAATATCTATTCTGTTACGGTGAACTGCAAGCTGAAAATGCAGAGTGCATGAAAACATACTGTTGCCATAGGTTGAGATGGGAAACCCTTTTTGAAACCTAATCATTAGATGGGGGCTAATGCTCAGCTTCTGCTAGAGAAATTGAAGGAAAATGCGTGCATATGAACATTTTCCTTATACAGATCTTACCTTGTAGATGCTGTCCACTTGGTTCATCTGTTCTCTGGGAACTTTGACCTTGACCAATAGAAAGCAGGTCATGTTTGGGGGTGATAACAGCATAGCGAAAGAGCTCCTCATACTCATCCTGTTGATTAAAACACACAAGCAAACAAATATCTATGAGACGTATGGAGGACCAAATTATTTGCTGCACATAAAGAACATTAGACTGGGTGACAAAGCAGCTTCTTGAacatgaaatataaacaaaaactatatgatctaaaaatagaaatctatTTGTTTATTCcaattgtgaagaaaaataatgtctAACTTTTGAAGAAATTTGCCTTAGTTTTACAGCTGACAATGCCTGTTTTGAGATGTGACCATTTATGCCAGTGTAAGGTTTCAGGGGTGGTAGACTATAGAGTCCCATTTCAAACATGAGGCatggtttaaacaaaaattGCTGCTGTCCCACAAAGCATGCCTCTAGATTAGCTTGCATTTTCAGCTACAGCAAAGGATTCTTTTAATCAACCTGAAGCTCAGAAGACACAGAGCTGCCCCGGTCTGAGTCTTTGGGGAGAACAGGACTgtcttcatcctcctctgaTGACATCTaggttaaaataaacaaacaataatgacaattttattACTTAGGAAAATATTACGGGTTACTGACTGGCAAAAATAGAtcataaattttatatttttttcacacccATGCCATAATAAAAGGCAGTCTGATGACAAAGTAAAGGTCCTAACTTAATAAAGGTATTAAACTCCACCATATacagtaactttttttattccaaGGCCAGATGAATTAAGACATAATCAGGTCTCTACCTGGTTTCTAAGCAGTTTCTTGACTGTCACCGTCCCATGCAAAAAGAATCCCAAAGCATCACTCCTCCTCTACTATGCATGACCCATTGGTTAAGAATTATTAGTGCCAAACAGAGAACTGTGTGTTTTGGTCAATCATTTCTGACTTGGCCTTATTTTTTCTAAAGTGACAGTGACCTGAAAACCATGTGATTCATGATATACATATGCAACTCTCCAAACCAAAGTCTTGTTGCTTGGCTTTGTACTTGAATCTCTTCCAAACAAAGCAGGCAATACTATTTATGTtgtaaacattaacatttaGCAAGCTAATTAAAGCTTATAGAGTCGAGGACAGTGTGAACTGACGCAgctccttgtttttttgtgccttTAATCTTTGTAGTCTGAAATTGGGGTAAAATTTCTAGAGAGCCCACTCACTGACAACATATAATGTTTCTAAGTTTTGAATGATAGACGCCATCTAGTTAAGAAATGAGTCCTTATCCCATCCCGGATTGACAGGTAGAAACATTTGCCTCTAAGATTAAAGCAGGAACTTTGGCAAGTTCCTGCTTTAATCTTCCTGATCAACAGTAAAAGGAGTGAATTTGATAACTATCTTCAGTTTGCGACTTTCTCTCCTAAGATCCTGCGGTCTAGGGATGTACGTAGCTTTTCGCAAGTAGCTTCAACActcgtttttattattaaatcgTGACCgtgaacatttctgtgttttgtgtggTTTGCTGAGAGGTCAGATACCTAATGGCTAAATAACTTCAAATCAAGTGTTTTGACACAAAATCAAAAGTATTGTCAGCTGAAATATTCGCTATAAGCCCCAAAACGCCAAAACAAAGGGTACCTGAATCATGAGATTTAAAGCAGATTTGTAGTCGAGATGAATAGGAAAATTAGCTAATGTTAAATCTGCATAACTCGAAGCACAATTCTGTAGCTTCTAcaaaacaagtttagctaataATGCTAGGACGTTTGGTCGGAAATCCCTTCTTGTTTCACTAAAgattcaagacaaaaaaaaccctctacCGTAATCTCAAACGAGTCGTCAGTTGGAAAGTGCTTGCTTTGCCGTTTCAAATAAACAGACTCCCAAACAACAACATCAGTGATTGGCTTATGCTTCTACAACTCCCGCAATCTCTGGTTGGTTTAATTATTTCCAGGGTAACCATAAGCGGAAGAACGCTAGCTTCTGCTACGTTTAAAGGGGACTTGTTCAGTTAACGTGAAGTGTTGTGtacacaggagaaatgttggcAATATTATTAGCTTTACAATGGGCAGAAGacataaaaccattaaaaacagtaatttgttcagattcaagCTTTGCAttattaagtttaaaatataatcaatcAGATCgtaggatggacattttattagaaatatttcatagaTTATTCAGAATACAAAATATGGGTTTGATCGTTAtatttgtgtgggttccagcacatattGGTGTAGAAGGAAACAAGAGGGCAGATAAAATGGCAAAGTGGGCAATTCAAAATCCTATTAGTTTAacagttaaaacaaataaatctgaggGAAAGagttttgttaaagaaaaactgatgggaaaatggcaaaaaaggtGGGATGAAGAAAAATCAGGAAGATGGTTTTATAACATTCAGAAGATAAtaggagaaagaagaaatggAAGACGAAATAGAAAGCAGGAAAGAATGATAACAAAGTTACAGGATTTGGGCATACAGGacttattcactttttaaaattcaaatgcatACTCCTGGCAAATGTgattactgtggaaaatatgaaacaatagaaCATGTTGTATTAGAATGTCCTAAataagaaagagagagaagataTATGAGGAGAGAGTTTGAATGTATTAAGGAAAAGGTTAATTTGTTagatattttgaggaaaaattTGGCGAGTAAACATATACAAATAGTTATTcgattttgaaagaaaactaaattatttaatagaATTTGATTATAGTAGGTATGTTTGTGATGTTTGGTATggttgtgtgtgtatatatatatatatatataaatagatagaCCATCAcaaaccacactccataccagtaagtgGCAGTAATGCTACtaaaagtttgttgccaaccacCAGTAaatccaagaagaagaagaagaagaacgtgTTTACTAAAAATAGGTCCAGAATAAAAATTATATGGTAGCACAGTGTTTCAGGTACTGATAAATAACAGCTAGCAACAGTGCTTTGAGAGAGTATTCTTTACCTTTGAAATTCTTTACAATTTGTCACACAATAGCCTCAAATACAAATTTTGGCAGATTTCATTTGATAGACCAGAACAATATAACTTATAATTGTGTATAGGACAGAATATTACATGCAGTTTCCTTTCGTCCCCTTTTTCTTCCccaaataaatatcagaaaaaattGGCATGTATTGCAACCCTATTTGTCAAcatgttttttggttgttgtcaGGTTGTTGTCAATCATTTGGGGTGTGTCTCAGCGAGTTTTGCATAGCTAAAAGCTACGGAGTCAATTTGCATTCAGCACCCattgctaaataaaatccagtccaacCAAATGACTTCTCCACCTGACCTCAGTATAAGTCCAGCTGTTTCATGAAGgcctcagatgtttgttagGGAACATTTGTGAACAAGCAGCATCTTATAGACCAGTGGAACAGATTATTGAAGAGAAGGACAATAAAAGCCCTCTTTGAGATTTACCATAAGCCATAAAGACATTACCAGACATTACTGATAATgtcttaaatattaatttgcATATAAGGTGCTACGTGTGTTAACAAACTAACACTGCATATCAGCTTGAACACACCATCTCCATGGTGATGGTATCATCAAGAGACCTGGGCAGtatataaaatgttatatacATTTTGTCTTGGGTTTGAAGATGAAGTGCTTAATAGTATTACAACACATGGAATAGGTCTTAATGGCCTGGCACTCCTGAGCTCTGACAGACTCTGGGGAGAGGAGACATATGGTCTCTCTCAGCTGTGGCAGTGCAGGAAGAGGAGCTGTTGGACTCGAGCCTCCTTACCACATGGTTGATGGTACTTTGCTGTCTGAGGATGCCCTGTCAGCACCGGTACAAGACTACAAAATGACCATAAAGAATAAGCAGAAACTTGCCTGATTCTGGTGAGGTTTGGCCTTAATCTAGTACTCTGTTTAATAACCAgcattgatatttttttgtaagCAGCACCagaaacgcacacacacccccacacaccccaccacacccacccacacacagacGCCCACACGCCTACGCACACACATTTTACTCTGTACACATGTTGACAGCCGAAGTAGGCTTTAAACTGAAGGCATAACTGTAAGGATAATCCAAGCTGCTCGGCGGGGAGTGCAGGTTTCCTGTTGTATGACAGGAAGCTGTAACCTCCAGGGATtacttatttccattttatagcagaCAATTCACACATGTGTACGTCTggtaaaatgatcattttgggaaattttttacatctttatgcAACATGTCTGAGCTTTCGTtcgtattttctttttatattacataaCAATGGCAAGTGTCTATATTCATGTTCTTTTTGATTAAGGTGAAAAGTGTTTTCTCTTTCCaaattcttttctatttttgcttttttgccaTACTTCAATGCGCAGATCAAATAAAGATAACCAGAGTAAATGCAAGAGACAGTTTTCAActgataatttaatttattaagaggAATATgctatccaaaccaacttgGCCCTATGTGAATAAGTAATCAACCCCTTAAACCTGAGTGTGCCATGCACCCTCGGCAGCATGAAGTGCTGTTAAGGATTTGTGGTGATGACTGGTAATATCTTCTGTACTGCTTCTGAATGGGTTTTGGACCGCTCTTCTTAGCAGAATTTCTTTCCTTCAACTACATAAGAAGGTTTGCAAGCCTGAATATCTGGTGAAGGTCATGACAACATCTCAATGGAGTTTCATCCATTCAAAGGAGGACTTGCTGGTTTGCTTCGGATCACTAGCCTGTTGTGCAACTCTAGTGAACTTGAGCTCATTAGGATCACTACCTGAAGACTGGAGATTCTACAAAAGGATTTCcttctaataaaatattaattcatgGTAACAATCCGTTTTTCCATCAACTGTGATTGGTTGACCTGAAACTGAAAAGTACCACTATCATGTTTGACTGCCGGGTTGTGAGtgtctgaaaatgttatttttgttaaagaagCAACAGAACACATTATGTCTGTCCTGatctttccttcttcttcttctcacatCA
This window encodes:
- the poc5 gene encoding centrosomal protein POC5 isoform X2 produces the protein MSSEEDEDSPVLPKDSDRGSSVSSELQDEYEELFRYAVITPKHDLLSIGQGQSSQRTDEPSGQHLQEPEADERLSIRSIRLSQAFSQAERTAGPSSSKTSVRSNAPSEDFQAASKSSDNQESHDCAFTEMFISEENLGKMENILDTWSHNLKSNVLTELQKWKYAFMERHRMEMKKEGEKHAVQMAGLKSELDTLKGLLRTYETSNQRKDEVIRNLSQVLERQKEKQEKMKTLTHWRLQHAEAKEEAHAVQVARQHYSLQLKRKVWQGWHGLVQKRWKTKVERACRSRAEEVCSHLSAEYEAKLAEQSEALDKSEAEIQRLHFERERYEESMKKAFMRGVCALNMEALNMFQSNETRTEQLPTQEPHDPSPGQEERGSATLPKHQPFPTTSKRFSPVHFERLEPTQREADDMVGPRASTSQEEMLPFTTVLHSSLPLGGIASTHKQSGARIVTAGQQKSSKTVTARITARSDVGKVPHGGLQVMGVAPPMSSVVVERHHPITQLTVGQALASKFPRPLQQSHTSAVGRASSRTHTSTCSVHSIKEVE
- the poc5 gene encoding centrosomal protein POC5 isoform X1, coding for MIQMSSEEDEDSPVLPKDSDRGSSVSSELQDEYEELFRYAVITPKHDLLSIGQGQSSQRTDEPSGQHLQEPEADERLSIRSIRLSQAFSQAERTAGPSSSKTSVRSNAPSEDFQAASKSSDNQESHDCAFTEMFISEENLGKMENILDTWSHNLKSNVLTELQKWKYAFMERHRMEMKKEGEKHAVQMAGLKSELDTLKGLLRTYETSNQRKDEVIRNLSQVLERQKEKQEKMKTLTHWRLQHAEAKEEAHAVQVARQHYSLQLKRKVWQGWHGLVQKRWKTKVERACRSRAEEVCSHLSAEYEAKLAEQSEALDKSEAEIQRLHFERERYEESMKKAFMRGVCALNMEALNMFQSNETRTEQLPTQEPHDPSPGQEERGSATLPKHQPFPTTSKRFSPVHFERLEPTQREADDMVGPRASTSQEEMLPFTTVLHSSLPLGGIASTHKQSGARIVTAGQQKSSKTVTARITARSDVGKVPHGGLQVMGVAPPMSSVVVERHHPITQLTVGQALASKFPRPLQQSHTSAVGRASSRTHTSTCSVHSIKEVE